Proteins co-encoded in one Anabas testudineus chromosome 8, fAnaTes1.2, whole genome shotgun sequence genomic window:
- the dus1l gene encoding tRNA-dihydrouridine(16/17) synthase [NAD(P)(+)]-like codes for MTKLQGFEFWRKTLKEARFVVAPMVDQSELAWRLLSRRHGAQLCYTPMLHAQVFVRDANYRKENLYNEVCEEDRPLITQFCANDPEVFLQAALLAQDYCDAIDLNLGCPQMIAKRGHYGVFLQDEWELLGKMVRLANEKLSVPITCKIRVFKEIEKTVRYAQMLEKAGCQLLTVHGRTKDQKGAVTGIASWEHIKAVRKAVHIPVFANGNIQHLSDVERCIQETGVQGVMSAEGNLHNPAVFEGRSPPVWEMAEEYLELVKQYPPCSLSYVRAHLFKLWHHTLQIHQDLREELAKVKNLEALANVSKQLRLRCQEETAKGKDVEEKHGSLPFPHWICQPYVRPLPKEPVANGTCQGSEVKKTMCQKRPLEDSDSSAYTLSKNKLKKRSRNPNKNFCPQQKPKYIKCDQCGNPKGNKCVFNLCRGCCKKKAFKEVADCPSHGLRFKTKAEKRKSEEDERNDGSGTEKSSSSPC; via the exons ATGACCAAACTCCAGGGCTTTGAGTTCTGGAGGAAGACCCTGAAGGAGGCACGCTTTGTGGTGGCCCCCATGGTGGACCAGAGTGAGCTGGCCTGGCGCCTGCTGAGCCGTCGACATGGCGCTCAGCTCTGCTACACCCCCATGTTGCATGCTCAGGTGTTTGTCCGAGATGCCAACTACCGGAAAGAAAACCTCTACAACGAGGTCTGTGAGGAGGACAGGCCTCTCATTACACAG TTTTGTGCCAATGATCCAGAGGTGTTTCTTCAAGCAGCTCTGCTGGCCCAGGACTACTGTGACGCCATTGACCTTAACTTGGGCTGTCCTCAGATGATAGCGAAAAGAG GGCACTATGGAGTTTTCCTGCAAGATGAATGGGAACTGTTAGGCAAAATGG TCAGGTTAGCCAATGAAAAGCTCTCAGTGCCCATCACGTGTAAGATCCGTGTGTTCAAGGAGATTGAAAAGACAGTCCGCTATGCCCAAATGCTGGAGAAAGCTGGATGTCAG CTGCTAACTGTACATGGCAGAACCAAAGACCAGAAAGGAGCCGTGACAGGTATTGCTAGTTGGGAACACATCAAAGCAGTACG GAAGGCAGTTCATATTCCAGTGTTTGCTAATGGCAACATTCAACATCTCAGTGATGTGGAGCGCTGCATTCAGGAGACAGGAGTGCAGGGAGTGATGAGCGCAG AAGGGAATCTCCATAACCCAGCTGTGTTTGAGGGCCGGAGCCCCCCAGTGTGGGAAATGGCAGAGGAGTATCTAGAGCTGGTGAAGCAGTATCCTCCCTGCAGTCTGTCCTATGTACGAGCTCACCTCTTCAAGCTTTGGCACCACAC gcTACAGATCCACCAAGACCTGAGAGAGGAGTTGGCCAAGGTGAAGAACCTTGAAGCTTTAGCCAATGTTAGCAAACAGCTGAGGCTGCGCTGCCAG GAGGAGACAGCCAAAGGGAAGGATGTGGAAGAGAAACATGGTAGCCTGCCCTTCCCTCACTGGATCTGCCAGCCATATGTCAGACCACT GCCAAAGGAGCCAGTTGCCAATGGTACCTGCCAGGGTTCAGAGGTGAAGAAGACAATGTGTCAAAAGAGACCGTTAGAAGACTCTGACAGCTCTGCTTACACACTCTCcaaaaacaagctgaagaaGAGGTCCCGCAATCCCAACAAGAACTTCTGTCCCCAGCAGAAAC CCAAGTACATCAAATGTGACCAGTGTGGGAACCCAAAG GGAAATAAATGTGTCTTCAACTTGTGTCGGGGCTGCTGTAAGAAGAAGGCGTTCAAGGAGGTGGCAGACTGTCCAA GTCATGGGCTGAGGTTCAAAACCAAGGCAGAGAAACGGAAATCTGAGGAGGATGAGAGGAACGACGGCTCAgggacagagaaaagcagcagctccCCTTGCTGA
- the si:ch211-234h8.7 gene encoding monocarboxylate transporter 4 — protein MGGVVLDVDTGGVKAPDGGWGWAVLAGCFVITGFSYAFPKAVSVFFKELIREFGVGYSDTAWISSILLAMLYGTGPLCSVLVNRFGCRPVMMVGGLFASLGMILASFSTGIIHIYLSTGVITGLGLALNFQPSLIMLNRYFSEKRPLANGLAAAGSPVALCCLSPLGQVLQYQYGWRGGFLILGGILLNCCVCASLMKPLVAPTTVKAKDQEQDKEERTEGAEKKKPKAKLLDFSVFKDAGFVIYTVAASIMVLGLFVPPVFVVSYAKELGNEDTKSALLLTILGFIDIFARPTCGVIAGLKWVRPRCVYLFSFAMIFNGVTDLIGSQAKDYASLVVFCIFFGISYGMVGALQFEVLMTIVGTQKFSSAIGLVLLMEAIAVLVGPPGAGRLLDITKNYMYVFLLAGSEVVLSAVVLATCNFLFIRKKSSAVEDKLENITVTDDSKMEMCSKFTENNDEEEKGEREEQEKETKREMLKEEEQKDKDKVEEVRPGSVTEESQEAEKLLKQPQPNGDIAINPETCL, from the exons ATGGGAGGTGTGGTGCTGGATGTGGATACAGGGGGAGTGAAGGCTCCAGATGGAGGGTGGGGCTGGGCGGTGCTGGCTGGCTGTTTTGTCATCACGGGCTTCTCTTACGCTTTCCCAAAAGCAGTCAGTGTCTTCTTCAAAGAGCTGATCAGGGAGTTTGGGGTGGGATACAGCGACACTGCCTGGATCTCCTCCATATTGCTGGCCATGCTCTATGGCACAG GTCCACTGTGCAGTGTGCTGGTGAACCGCTTTGGCTGTCGTCCAGTGATGATGGTGGGTGGCCTCTTCGCATCTCTGGGAATGATCCTGGCTTCTTTCTCCACCGGCATCATCCACATCTACCTCTCCACTGGGGTCATTACAG GTCTGGGGTTAGCCCTGAACTTTCAACCATCTTTGATTATGCTTAACCGCTACTTCAGTGAGAAGCGTCCATTGGCCAACGGGCTGGCAGCTGCAGGAAGCCCTGTGGCACTGTGCTGCCTTTCACCACTCGGCCAGGTCCTCCAGTACCAGTACGGATGGAGGGGGGGCTTCCTCATCTTGGGTGGCATTCTGCttaactgctgtgtgtgtgcatccctAATGAAACCTCTAGTTGCCCCCACAACTGTCAAGGCCAAAGACCAGGAACAGGACAaggaagagagaacagagggagCAGAAAAGAAGAAGCCTAAAGCCAAACTGCTGGACTTCTCTGTCTTCAAAGACGCTGGCTTTGTCATCTATACTGTGGCAGCGTCCATCATGGTGCTGGGGCTGTTTGTGCCTCCAGTCTTTGTTGTGAGCTATGCTAAGGAGCTGGGCAATGAGGATACCAAATCAGCTTTGCTGCTCACTATCCTGGGATTCATTGACATTTTTGCAAGGCCCACGTGCGGCGTGATTGCAGGACTGAAATGGGTGCGGCCTCGTTGTGTCTACCTCTTTAGTTTTGCTATGATCTTTAACGGAGTCACAGACCTGATTGGGTCACAG GCCAAGGACTATGCATCTctcgtggttttctgcatcttCTTTGGCATCTCCTATGGCATGGTGGGAGCGCTGCAGTTTGAGGTTCTCATGACAATAGTTGGAACTCAGAAGTTCTCCAGTGCCATTGGCCTGGTCCTGCTCATGGAGGCTATTGCTGTGTTGGTGGGACCACCTGGTGCAG GTCGGCTTCTTGATATCACCAAGAACTACATGTATGTCTTCCTGCTGGCAGGAAGCGAGGTGGTCCTCTCAGCTGTGGTCCTGGCTACTTGTAACTTCTTGTTTATCAGAAAAAAGTCTTCAGCCGTAGAGGACAAGCTTGAGAACATCACTGTGACTGACGACTCCAAAATGGAAATGTGCAGCAAATTCACAGAGAATAATGAcgaagaggagaaaggagaaagagaggagcaAGAGAAGGAGACGAAGAGAGAGATGTtaaaggaggaggagcagaaagacaaagataaagtAGAGGAGGTCAGGCCAGGGAGTGTGACAGAGGAATCACAAGAAGCAGAAAAGTTGTTAAAACAGCCACAACCAAATGGTGACATAGCCATCAACCCTGAAACATGCCTGTGA